The Bacillus sp. Y1 genome includes the window TATACCACATAGCAGGTTCAATTATCATTATCATCGGTGTTGTTGGTACAAACTTTTTTGGTGCAAGGCGTAAATCAAATGAAAAAATATAGTCTCTTGCTAATCATAAGCTTCATTTGGGGATCTCAATTTTTCTTCATGGAATTAGTAACGAATGATGTAGGTTCCATTTCGTTGTCTGCTTTGAAAGCACTGATCGGTGCAATTTGTTTATCAGTGATTGGTCTGTTCCAATCACAGATAAACTACACAACCAATACTAAAAAATATTTTTGGATTGCACTTTTTGAAGTAGTCTTGCCGTTTATTCTTATTGCACAAGGTCAAAAGTACGTATCGAGCAGTATTGCATCTATGCTAATCGCAATGGTCCCAGTCTTCACCCTATTATTTTTAACAGTGTTCTTCAGAAAAAAAGCAAGTCAGTTTGAGCTAGTTAGCATAATTCTAGGGTTTCTAGGGATTGTTTTCTTATCATGGTCAACGCATGGAATCCACGACTTATTAGGGAGTATATTTGGAAATGCTTTACTCATTCTTGCTGCAATGAGCTTTGCGTTATCATTGATTCTAATGGAGAAATTAGAAGGTGGTTCTCCTGTGGTTCATATGAGAAATGTTTTATGGATTGCAAGTATCGTCTTATTCCCACTCGCACTCCTTTTTGAAAAGCCATTGCAAATGGACATTAATCATACACAAATATTATCTATTATTATTTTAGGAATGTTCCACGCTGGAATTGTCTATATGCTTTATAATCTATTGATTCAAAGGGATGGTGCTCTGTTTGCATCTTACAGCAACTATATTGTACCGGTAATTGGCGTCAATCTAGGCTATGTCGTTTTAAAAGAACCATTATTTTTACAACATAAGATTGGTATACTCATTATTCTTTTTGCTCTTTTATTTTCGAATGAGGACATTTTTAGAAAATGGGTTAGGTAGGATAATTTACACCTGGAATACAAACAGCTTTTAATTTTGTAATCAGCTTTCCTTAGTGGCCCGTTATGGTAGCCCAATAAACTGATGATGACAGGAGAAGATGAGAATGAAACTAAGAGAGATAATGAAAATGAGGATGGGTACGAGAACTAGTTGAAAACGAGCTTCAATAATCACTTTAATCCTGGTGCATATATTATGAAAAAAACGCTTATCATTTTACTTAAATCACTAGGAGTTATAGCTATAGCAATAGTGCTTTTTCTAGCTATTGTTTTTATAGTTAATATGATTAGTAACAAATCGGAGCAAGGGAAAATAGAATCTTTTGGTCAATCTGTACAAGTAGACGGGAGTACCGAGAATATTGTAAGCGAAAATCATGAAGCTTTACAGCAGCTTATTATTGACCGTTACACTCTAATGAGCCATTCCATTGCAGGCATTTACGGACTGGATTATGTGAACAAATATCCAAACGAAGTGAGTGCATTATATTCGTAATCATTTTTCATTAGTTCTTTTGTTTTATCATCAATAATTTTTAAAAATTGAAAGCCTTTATTTAAGAGGAGAAAATCTTAGAGCGTCAAAAAGCGCAAGTAACCTATGAATTTGGGAGTGAATATACCATCATCAAATTAGTGAATGTAGCTGGCATCCTACGCAGTGCGTATTACTACTGGGCTAGAAAAATAATATTTATGGCGATTAATTTGCAGGTGGAGACATAAAAACCCTTTTTAAGATATAGATAGATTAACTCTAGATTTAATATGAATGGGGAATTATATTATGGAAAATATCAACAGTGTCGAACTAAAGCATTTTTCAAGAGAGTATTTGACAGGATTGAACTCTTTTGTTCTAACAGACGAACAAAAACAATTTTCTGCATTGCCAAACAAATTTGTGGAAGCTACTGATGGACAGCATCGTATAGTTATTTTAAGTGATAATACACCTGTTGGTTTCTTTCTACTAAATTCAAATGAACGCGTAAAGAAATACTCCTCTAATCTGAACGCTTTGTTATTAACTGCACTTTCAATTAATCAGACAGCACAAGGAAAAGGGTACGCAAAAAATGGGATGTCATTATTGACTGAGTTTATTAAGTCAGAATTCCCTAGATGTGATGAAATTATTTTAGTTGTAGATAAAGAGAATATTCCAGCACAAAACTTATATTTAAAAGTAGGATTTGAAGATACAAATGAGAGACAAATAGGACGTATCGGCGAAGAAATTATCATGAGACTATCAATAAAATAGTATAAGACCACAACTAAAAATAACTGCATTTTACGATGCACCAAATTTATCAATTATACAAATAGAAAAACGGTTAGCCTATTTACCATAAATTTTTAAAAATGATTTTTAGGGGAGGATTGTTTAATAAAGGGATTATAAGGATGATAGCAGAATATTGATTTTATAAAGAAATTTAGGGGGAGTAGAAATATGCAAAAGGTTGTTGAGGGAATTAATCATTGGATAAA containing:
- a CDS encoding GNAT family N-acetyltransferase, with the protein product MENINSVELKHFSREYLTGLNSFVLTDEQKQFSALPNKFVEATDGQHRIVILSDNTPVGFFLLNSNERVKKYSSNLNALLLTALSINQTAQGKGYAKNGMSLLTEFIKSEFPRCDEIILVVDKENIPAQNLYLKVGFEDTNERQIGRIGEEIIMRLSIK
- a CDS encoding DMT family transporter, yielding MKKYSLLLIISFIWGSQFFFMELVTNDVGSISLSALKALIGAICLSVIGLFQSQINYTTNTKKYFWIALFEVVLPFILIAQGQKYVSSSIASMLIAMVPVFTLLFLTVFFRKKASQFELVSIILGFLGIVFLSWSTHGIHDLLGSIFGNALLILAAMSFALSLILMEKLEGGSPVVHMRNVLWIASIVLFPLALLFEKPLQMDINHTQILSIIILGMFHAGIVYMLYNLLIQRDGALFASYSNYIVPVIGVNLGYVVLKEPLFLQHKIGILIILFALLFSNEDIFRKWVR